The following coding sequences lie in one Desulforegula conservatrix Mb1Pa genomic window:
- a CDS encoding response regulator, whose protein sequence is MTAIKSYYSIPEMAKMCGVSRSTLLGWVKSGYIKAVVTPGGHHRILQDEVDRVFAGKNAGASVSKGTKTVLIVDDEPQLLKLIKGWLSIKDLHIETAQDGFDAGIKLLNNRPHLVILDLFMPGMDGFEVCRTIKQDPDFSQTKVLALTGFDTPENKRMIMGMGADAYLAKPMDSRSLWEQVETLLEKTE, encoded by the coding sequence ATGACCGCTATCAAATCTTACTACAGCATTCCTGAAATGGCAAAAATGTGTGGTGTCAGCCGCAGTACTTTGTTGGGCTGGGTTAAATCAGGATATATCAAAGCTGTTGTAACTCCAGGAGGCCACCACAGAATTCTTCAGGATGAAGTTGACAGGGTTTTTGCGGGCAAGAATGCGGGAGCATCAGTTTCAAAGGGCACAAAGACGGTTCTTATTGTCGATGATGAGCCTCAGCTGCTCAAGTTGATCAAAGGATGGCTTTCGATTAAAGATTTGCACATCGAAACGGCCCAGGATGGATTTGACGCCGGAATTAAACTTCTCAACAACAGACCTCATCTTGTTATTCTTGATTTGTTCATGCCTGGTATGGACGGGTTTGAAGTATGCAGAACAATAAAACAGGACCCGGATTTTTCACAAACCAAGGTTCTGGCATTAACAGGTTTTGATACTCCCGAAAATAAAAGAATGATAATGGGAATGGGCGCTGATGCCTACCTTGCAAAGCCCATGGATTCCCGCAGCCTTTGGGAGCAGGTTGAAACTCTATTAGAAAAAACCGAATAA
- the hisC gene encoding histidinol-phosphate transaminase — MAVYVPGHIAEIKPYVPGKPIEELERELGIKNSVKLASNENPLGASPAAIKAITESLSVLHRYPDGGGFFLTKKIGAMLGVDPECVVLGNGSDDVIGMLTGALLEPGDEAVMACQSFLMYEIMVKARGAFPVYVPLNADLSLDLEGMLEKINEKTRMVFITNPNNPTGAWIEKNDLDSFLAKLPENILVIMDEAYVEFVSKDRQFTTAAKEYIDSGRLVALRTFSKAYGLAGLRIGYGVMSKELALVLHRIRQPFNASIPAQAGALAALDDKDFLDKSVNLIQTELEFLYEKIGEMGLKYHRSQANFFLIELGRDAYEIFNLMLREGVIIRAMASYGFPTCIRVNAGTRPENEKFIEALKKVLK; from the coding sequence ATGGCTGTATATGTGCCCGGCCACATTGCCGAAATAAAACCATATGTACCTGGAAAGCCCATTGAGGAATTGGAAAGGGAACTTGGGATCAAGAATTCCGTAAAATTGGCGTCCAATGAAAACCCTCTTGGAGCATCACCTGCTGCAATCAAAGCGATAACTGAATCCCTCAGCGTTCTCCACAGATATCCTGACGGAGGCGGTTTTTTTCTTACAAAAAAAATTGGCGCAATGCTTGGTGTTGATCCAGAATGCGTGGTTCTTGGAAACGGTTCTGACGATGTTATCGGAATGCTAACAGGAGCACTGCTTGAACCAGGCGATGAGGCTGTAATGGCATGCCAGTCGTTTCTAATGTATGAAATAATGGTAAAGGCAAGGGGCGCTTTTCCAGTTTATGTTCCCTTAAATGCCGACCTCAGCCTTGACCTTGAAGGCATGCTGGAAAAGATTAATGAAAAAACCAGGATGGTTTTCATCACTAATCCCAATAATCCTACCGGCGCATGGATAGAAAAAAACGATCTTGACAGCTTTCTTGCAAAACTGCCTGAAAATATTCTTGTAATAATGGATGAAGCTTATGTTGAGTTCGTCTCAAAAGACAGACAGTTTACAACAGCGGCAAAGGAATACATAGATAGCGGAAGACTTGTTGCCTTAAGGACATTTTCAAAGGCATACGGCCTTGCGGGGCTTAGAATCGGATACGGAGTAATGTCAAAGGAACTTGCCCTTGTTCTGCACAGGATAAGACAGCCTTTCAACGCAAGCATCCCTGCCCAGGCAGGCGCATTAGCAGCCCTTGATGACAAGGATTTTCTCGATAAAAGCGTTAACCTGATTCAGACAGAGCTTGAGTTTCTTTATGAAAAAATCGGAGAAATGGGTCTCAAATATCACAGATCCCAGGCAAATTTCTTCCTGATCGAGCTTGGCCGTGACGCATATGAAATCTTCAACCTGATGCTGAGAGAAGGCGTGATCATTAGAGCAATGGCATCTTACGGATTCCCGACATGCATACGCGTAAACGCAGGCACAAGACCTGAAAACGAAAAATTCATCGAAGCTCTGAAAAAGGTTCTTAAGTGA
- the cmk gene encoding (d)CMP kinase: MKKLLITIDGPAGAGKTTVSRSLAARLGYKYVDTGALYRAIAFEAISRNIPQDDSNALEKIFPKLDIKLKTEANGSPKILNGHKDITEFVRSPEVSMAASKISAMPAVREFLLDLQKNLGNEKEAVFEGRDMGTVVFPNADLKFFLDADIEARAMRRFGDLGGTHPLDEIREDIRTRDENDRNRAIAPLKQADDAVVVDSTNMSISEVVEFMAAEAVKMM; this comes from the coding sequence GTGAAAAAACTTCTCATTACAATAGACGGCCCTGCCGGAGCCGGAAAAACGACGGTCAGCAGATCCCTTGCTGCAAGGCTCGGATACAAATACGTGGATACAGGCGCTCTATACAGGGCCATAGCATTTGAAGCGATTTCAAGAAACATTCCGCAGGATGATTCCAATGCTCTTGAAAAAATTTTTCCTAAGCTTGACATAAAACTGAAGACAGAAGCAAACGGCAGCCCCAAAATTTTAAATGGACACAAAGACATAACAGAATTTGTACGATCGCCTGAAGTATCAATGGCTGCATCAAAAATTTCAGCCATGCCGGCAGTTAGAGAATTCCTTCTTGATCTTCAAAAAAATCTTGGAAACGAAAAAGAAGCTGTTTTTGAAGGCCGCGACATGGGAACCGTTGTTTTTCCAAACGCAGATCTCAAATTCTTCCTTGATGCAGATATTGAAGCAAGGGCTATGAGGCGCTTTGGTGATCTTGGAGGAACTCATCCCCTTGATGAAATCAGGGAAGATATAAGAACAAGGGATGAAAATGACAGAAACAGGGCGATTGCACCGCTAAAGCAGGCGGATGACGCAGTGGTGGTTGACTCTACCAATATGTCAATATCCGAGGTCGTTGAATTCATGGCTGCTGAAGCCGTGAAAATGATGTAA
- the glpK gene encoding glycerol kinase GlpK → MEKKYIAAIDQGTTSTRFVIFDRNSNIISSSQMEHGQIYPRPGWVEHDPEEIIRNIITVMADALKKGSINPLSIAAIGVTNQRETVVMWDKTTGKPLYNAIVWQDTRTGDLCKRIAKDSGIDRFRIKTGLPIAPYFSGPKIRWMIDNVDSVIDAVSNGNALAGTIDSWIIWNLTGGANGGVHVTDVTNASRTLLMNLETLDWDPEMLLEIEIPRSVLPEIRSSSEVYGHISEDFPCHALPISGALGDQQAALFGQTCFSPGEAKNTYGTGCFLLMNTGSRIVHSKHGMLTTLAYKIGDADPVYALEGSIAIAGSLVQWFRDNFGLIITASDIETLASTVENSGGIYIVPAFSGLFAPRWRSDARGVVVGLTHYITKAHMARAILDACAYQTREIFEAMIEDSGITLKKLKVDGGMVANKLLMQFQADILATEVVAPEMSETTVLGAAYAAGLSTGFWQDVESLRANWKQGKVWKPAMETSAVKKLYSGWLKAVERSYGWAED, encoded by the coding sequence ATGGAAAAAAAATATATAGCAGCAATTGATCAGGGCACAACAAGCACGCGGTTTGTGATCTTTGACAGGAATTCGAACATAATTTCTTCTTCCCAGATGGAGCATGGCCAGATTTATCCCAGGCCTGGTTGGGTTGAACACGATCCTGAAGAGATAATTCGGAATATTATTACGGTTATGGCAGATGCCCTTAAAAAAGGATCGATTAACCCTTTATCCATAGCTGCAATTGGTGTCACAAATCAGAGAGAAACTGTGGTTATGTGGGACAAGACCACAGGAAAACCTCTATATAATGCCATAGTCTGGCAGGACACCAGAACCGGCGATTTGTGCAAAAGAATCGCAAAAGACTCTGGTATAGACAGATTCCGCATAAAGACCGGGCTTCCTATTGCACCTTATTTTTCAGGACCGAAAATCAGATGGATGATTGATAATGTCGATTCAGTTATCGATGCCGTATCAAATGGGAATGCCCTTGCAGGTACAATTGATTCGTGGATCATCTGGAATCTTACCGGAGGAGCAAACGGCGGAGTTCATGTGACGGATGTTACAAACGCAAGCCGTACCCTTCTTATGAATCTTGAGACCCTTGACTGGGATCCTGAAATGCTTCTTGAAATCGAAATTCCCAGGAGTGTTCTTCCTGAAATAAGATCTTCAAGCGAGGTATATGGTCATATATCTGAGGATTTCCCTTGCCATGCTCTGCCTATATCAGGTGCGCTTGGAGATCAGCAGGCCGCGCTTTTTGGCCAGACGTGCTTTTCTCCGGGAGAGGCCAAAAATACATACGGAACTGGCTGCTTTCTTCTGATGAACACTGGGAGCAGAATAGTTCATTCAAAACACGGAATGCTTACGACCCTTGCCTATAAAATAGGAGACGCTGACCCTGTATATGCCCTTGAAGGATCAATCGCCATAGCAGGATCTCTTGTCCAGTGGTTCAGGGATAATTTCGGGCTTATAATCACGGCATCTGATATTGAAACTCTGGCGTCGACTGTTGAGAACAGCGGCGGAATCTATATTGTTCCGGCTTTTTCAGGCCTTTTTGCTCCAAGATGGAGAAGCGATGCGCGGGGAGTCGTTGTCGGTCTGACCCACTATATTACGAAGGCTCACATGGCAAGGGCAATTCTTGACGCATGCGCTTATCAGACGAGGGAGATTTTTGAGGCCATGATTGAAGATTCCGGGATTACCCTTAAAAAGCTCAAAGTTGATGGCGGAATGGTGGCGAACAAACTTCTCATGCAGTTTCAGGCAGATATTCTTGCTACTGAAGTTGTTGCCCCTGAAATGTCCGAGACAACAGTACTCGGTGCAGCATACGCAGCCGGACTGTCCACTGGCTTCTGGCAAGATGTCGAGAGCTTGAGAGCAAACTGGAAACAGGGAAAGGTTTGGAAGCCAGCCATGGAAACGTCCGCAGTTAAAAAACTCTATTCAGGCTGGCTTAAGGCTGTTGAAAGATCTTATGGATGGGCTGAAGACTGA
- a CDS encoding glycosyltransferase family 4 protein has protein sequence MNSVPERPLKICLISYRSNPHCGGQGVYIRNLSRALKDLGHDVDVIAGPPDPLLHDDISITKITTLDLYNPNDLFRTPSFEELKQPINFMEWLGISTMGYSEPFSFGLRAYVHLRDKFDKYDIVHDNQCLSYGIWAISRRIPTVATIHHPMTVDRKLAVQSVSSIWKKFKHIRWYSFIGMQKRVSRRLPKIITVSEFSRDDISRAYRIPKNKFDVVPNGINTELFYPLPHIPREPGRIIVTNSADTALKGLYYLLQAVEMVSKKRKVKLIVIGTPKKDGGIVKLIKTLKIAHLVRFTGRISNEEFVREYAKASMAVVPSLYEGFGLPVGEAMACAVPVITTTGGALPEVAGDAAEIVPPADPEAIADAIIRLMDDPKRAKALGEAGYRRVIENFTWKKAAENVVKTYREVMSDYGRV, from the coding sequence ATGAATTCCGTACCAGAAAGACCTTTAAAAATATGCCTCATCAGTTACCGCAGCAATCCCCACTGCGGCGGACAGGGCGTTTATATCAGAAATCTGAGCAGGGCTCTCAAGGATCTGGGGCATGATGTTGACGTCATTGCAGGGCCACCGGATCCACTTCTGCACGATGATATATCAATCACCAAAATAACTACCCTGGATCTATATAATCCGAATGACCTTTTTAGAACTCCTTCGTTTGAGGAGTTGAAACAACCGATAAATTTCATGGAATGGCTTGGCATTTCAACCATGGGCTATTCCGAACCATTTTCATTTGGTCTCAGGGCCTATGTTCATCTTAGGGATAAATTCGACAAATACGATATAGTACATGACAATCAGTGTCTGTCTTACGGAATATGGGCAATCAGCAGACGCATACCGACAGTTGCAACCATACATCACCCCATGACAGTTGACAGAAAGCTCGCTGTACAGAGCGTGTCCTCTATATGGAAGAAGTTCAAGCATATAAGATGGTACTCTTTCATAGGAATGCAGAAAAGAGTATCACGAAGACTTCCTAAAATCATTACTGTTTCAGAATTTTCCAGGGATGATATCAGTCGGGCCTACAGGATTCCCAAAAATAAATTTGACGTTGTACCGAACGGGATCAATACGGAGCTTTTCTATCCCCTTCCCCATATACCGAGAGAACCAGGACGCATAATTGTCACAAACAGTGCCGACACTGCCCTTAAAGGACTTTATTACCTTCTTCAGGCCGTAGAAATGGTCTCAAAAAAAAGAAAGGTAAAACTTATTGTAATTGGTACTCCCAAAAAAGACGGCGGTATTGTAAAACTTATTAAAACGCTTAAAATAGCCCATCTTGTCAGATTCACTGGCAGAATAAGCAATGAGGAATTTGTCAGGGAATATGCAAAAGCATCCATGGCAGTGGTTCCATCGCTTTATGAGGGTTTCGGACTTCCTGTGGGTGAAGCAATGGCATGCGCAGTTCCTGTCATCACGACAACAGGCGGAGCGCTTCCTGAAGTTGCTGGTGATGCTGCTGAAATAGTCCCGCCTGCCGATCCCGAGGCAATCGCGGACGCCATAATAAGACTCATGGACGACCCCAAAAGAGCAAAAGCTCTTGGAGAAGCCGGTTACAGGAGAGTGATTGAAAACTTCACCTGGAAAAAAGCCGCCGAGAATGTCGTTAAAACATACAGAGAGGTAATGAGTGATTACGGTAGAGTTTAA
- a CDS encoding class I SAM-dependent methyltransferase, with the protein MITVEFNRLGIKPGFRILDIGSGPGRHTAAAYQHEKVTAIGADLSFSDLTEAKKRLEYHDDLGFHGGGTWGLTTADITGLPFRDSFFDAVICSEVMEHIPDDSKAAEELARIIKPGCILAVSVPRFWPERICWALSDDYFNANQGHVRIYKKNQIKDKFTSLGLEYIGSHHAHSLHSPYWWLKCFFGPTKQGVPSVELYHRFLVWDIMKKPAITKLLDRLLNPVMGKSLVLYFRK; encoded by the coding sequence GTGATTACGGTAGAGTTTAATCGTCTTGGAATAAAACCCGGATTTAGAATACTTGATATCGGAAGCGGTCCAGGAAGGCATACCGCAGCTGCCTATCAGCATGAAAAAGTGACGGCCATAGGCGCTGACCTGAGCTTTTCGGATCTTACAGAAGCAAAAAAAAGACTGGAATACCATGATGACTTAGGTTTTCATGGAGGCGGCACATGGGGCCTGACAACCGCAGATATAACTGGTCTTCCTTTCAGGGATTCGTTTTTTGACGCCGTCATCTGCTCAGAGGTAATGGAGCATATTCCTGATGATTCAAAGGCAGCAGAAGAACTGGCACGAATCATCAAACCGGGCTGCATTCTCGCTGTCAGCGTACCAAGATTCTGGCCGGAAAGAATATGCTGGGCGCTTTCGGACGATTATTTCAATGCGAATCAGGGCCATGTGAGAATATATAAAAAAAATCAGATAAAAGATAAATTCACATCCCTTGGTTTAGAATATATAGGGTCACATCATGCCCACAGTCTTCATTCGCCTTACTGGTGGCTTAAATGTTTTTTCGGCCCGACAAAGCAAGGAGTTCCGTCAGTAGAGCTTTATCACAGGTTTCTTGTGTGGGATATCATGAAAAAACCCGCCATAACGAAGCTTCTGGACAGACTCCTGAATCCGGTCATGGGCAAAAGCCTTGTTCTATACTTCCGGAAGTAA
- a CDS encoding sensor domain-containing diguanylate cyclase, which yields MVLKKRASNIPVIMSALIVFFVMLPTGIYLFINDYFMMSDELDGIESSYLSEIRIELKSRSEGLTAFIDSRKKQTIESARSILKKRVARAKSVLTFLQDEKILINNPDKLNEIARNLLRSLRIETETAGYFFAVDKNTGMAVVYPPDPSKEKTGLPLLKDVHGTSLVPQIVELGKKQKNGYLTYIAPKLDDPTAQTYVKISYIDTVEAIGWVIGTGVYLDEIEGQIKEDVLEIFSDMEFSTNRHVIIMDGSGNIISNTHAIGSKKGTLIKTDQKSISKHISNNEIASEGSYSEYNIINASDNSMTRYLGFVKPFEPWGWYIISGVEIENMKQYVSERKKEIKSDLIKEMFWLAGILVFIVLFSISLGQYFKHKMLKGFRSFFAFFKKAGTNYEHIDTSSLEFYELKLLGEHANVMVNNRLKQEKIINAYTKSLLEANKKLRSMANLDSMTGIANRRFFDNTINKEWLRSLRTSKTLTVAILDVDFFKQFNDIYGHPAGDECLRKIATAMSVSARRPYDLVARYGGEEFVILFPETDREGAIFVAKKVNENINAFNIPHSMNPAGKVTFSMGIATTIPSSLERPESLLKKADEMLYKAKRNGRNRICIDDGNEITL from the coding sequence ATGGTACTTAAGAAAAGAGCTTCCAACATCCCTGTAATAATGTCAGCCCTGATCGTTTTTTTTGTCATGCTGCCAACCGGTATATATCTGTTCATTAATGACTATTTCATGATGTCGGATGAACTGGACGGAATAGAATCAAGCTATCTGTCAGAAATCAGAATCGAGCTGAAAAGCAGGAGCGAAGGCTTAACGGCTTTCATTGATTCAAGAAAAAAACAGACAATCGAATCGGCCAGATCAATCTTAAAAAAACGGGTAGCCAGGGCAAAATCAGTTCTAACTTTCCTCCAAGATGAAAAAATCTTAATCAACAACCCTGATAAACTGAATGAGATAGCAAGAAATTTACTCAGAAGCCTCAGAATCGAAACAGAAACAGCAGGTTACTTTTTTGCAGTGGACAAAAACACAGGGATGGCGGTTGTCTATCCGCCTGATCCGTCAAAAGAAAAAACAGGTCTTCCTCTTCTCAAGGATGTCCATGGGACATCCCTTGTACCCCAGATAGTAGAATTAGGCAAAAAACAGAAAAACGGATATTTAACCTACATCGCCCCAAAGCTTGATGACCCTACAGCCCAGACATATGTCAAGATTTCTTATATCGACACTGTTGAAGCCATTGGATGGGTCATAGGGACAGGGGTGTATCTTGATGAAATCGAGGGCCAGATCAAAGAAGATGTTCTTGAGATCTTCTCGGACATGGAGTTTTCAACCAACCGTCATGTCATTATAATGGATGGATCAGGAAATATAATCAGCAACACCCACGCAATAGGCTCAAAAAAAGGGACATTAATAAAAACTGATCAAAAAAGCATCAGTAAGCACATTTCGAATAATGAGATAGCATCTGAAGGAAGCTATAGTGAGTACAATATTATCAATGCCTCCGACAACTCAATGACTCGTTATCTTGGTTTTGTTAAACCGTTTGAGCCATGGGGCTGGTATATCATTTCCGGTGTTGAGATCGAAAATATGAAACAATACGTTTCGGAAAGAAAAAAGGAAATCAAATCCGATCTGATCAAAGAGATGTTCTGGCTTGCCGGGATTCTTGTTTTTATTGTTCTTTTCTCGATATCACTCGGTCAGTATTTCAAGCATAAAATGCTCAAGGGTTTTAGGTCTTTTTTTGCATTCTTCAAAAAAGCCGGCACAAACTATGAGCATATTGATACTTCAAGCCTCGAATTTTATGAACTAAAGCTGTTAGGTGAACACGCGAATGTAATGGTCAATAACAGGCTCAAGCAGGAGAAGATCATCAATGCATATACAAAAAGCCTTCTTGAAGCAAACAAGAAACTAAGGAGCATGGCCAACCTTGACTCAATGACAGGAATAGCAAACAGGAGATTTTTTGACAATACGATTAACAAGGAATGGCTCAGAAGTTTGAGAACTTCAAAAACATTAACAGTTGCCATACTTGACGTTGATTTTTTTAAACAGTTCAATGACATTTACGGTCATCCGGCGGGAGATGAATGTCTCAGAAAAATAGCAACGGCAATGTCTGTTTCTGCAAGACGTCCGTATGATCTTGTCGCAAGATATGGCGGAGAGGAATTTGTGATACTTTTCCCTGAAACAGACAGGGAGGGGGCAATTTTTGTGGCCAAAAAGGTAAACGAGAATATTAATGCATTCAATATCCCCCACTCCATGAATCCGGCAGGAAAAGTAACTTTCAGCATGGGTATAGCAACTACAATCCCCTCGTCACTTGAAAGACCTGAATCCCTGCTAAAAAAAGCGGATGAAATGCTTTACAAGGCAAAAAGAAACGGAAGAAACAGAATCTGTATTGATGACGGAAATGAAATCACCCTGTGA
- the yhbY gene encoding ribosome assembly RNA-binding protein YhbY, whose product MNKLTSFQKKYLRGLAHDLNPLVLIGHNGLTEQVIKSIDQTLNDHELIKVKFNSFKEKEQKEQINLEIEKSTGAELAGMIGHVAIFFRRNEEKEDQKVFLPGTKPAIKRRTVTGPKKHRVDRA is encoded by the coding sequence ATGAATAAACTGACAAGTTTTCAAAAAAAATATCTCAGGGGGTTGGCCCACGATTTGAATCCTCTAGTTCTAATTGGCCACAATGGACTAACTGAGCAGGTAATCAAAAGTATTGATCAGACACTTAATGATCATGAACTGATTAAGGTCAAATTCAACAGCTTTAAGGAAAAAGAACAAAAAGAACAGATCAATCTTGAGATCGAAAAATCAACAGGCGCAGAACTGGCTGGCATGATAGGCCATGTGGCCATTTTTTTCAGAAGAAACGAGGAAAAAGAGGATCAGAAGGTTTTTCTGCCCGGAACTAAGCCAGCCATTAAAAGAAGAACTGTTACTGGTCCAAAAAAGCACAGGGTAGACAGGGCGTGA
- a CDS encoding DUF4382 domain-containing protein, with protein sequence MKTRIFMIIASLFVILSGCSGSSSSSDGDGTGKVTFSLKDAPAESYKAVYVSVARVEVQKNSSSDGSAGTWITVSTPQKTYNLLELVNGAKSVLGSYELEDGAYGQIRLILSDSPDTGKNINGENHPYPNYVIDSEGVVHKLKVPSGYQSGIKIVGGFSVNGQDFEILLDFDAAASVVKAGNSGQWLLKSVIKSIVVTDSGRITGVVKDPNGNPVEDVLVSVQKSGSAYPEIVASSETDDDGKYSIDVPSGSYTLVFSDEDYRSACEAVSISANTTSIKNFSLSYSAKGVIAGALSIAGMTSDASVTLHFLTASPCSGTSLIEVGALNIVNRGEGEIELPEGTYLVYYVHPETGASGNLEPMVVNAGSETIFEIDL encoded by the coding sequence ATGAAAACCAGAATATTTATGATCATTGCCTCTCTGTTTGTGATACTTTCCGGATGTTCGGGAAGTTCGTCCTCATCGGACGGAGACGGGACCGGAAAGGTGACTTTCAGTCTAAAGGATGCTCCGGCTGAATCTTACAAGGCTGTTTATGTTAGTGTCGCAAGGGTTGAAGTACAAAAGAACAGTTCCTCGGACGGAAGTGCTGGAACCTGGATCACGGTGTCCACTCCCCAGAAGACGTATAACCTTCTTGAACTCGTTAATGGAGCAAAGTCTGTACTTGGAAGCTATGAACTTGAAGATGGGGCTTATGGGCAGATACGGCTGATTCTTTCAGATAGCCCTGACACCGGGAAAAACATAAACGGAGAAAACCATCCTTATCCTAATTACGTAATTGATTCAGAAGGTGTTGTTCACAAACTGAAAGTGCCAAGCGGATATCAAAGCGGAATCAAGATAGTCGGAGGCTTCTCTGTTAATGGCCAGGATTTTGAAATACTCCTTGATTTTGATGCCGCTGCTTCTGTTGTGAAGGCAGGCAACAGCGGACAATGGCTGTTAAAGTCTGTCATAAAATCAATTGTTGTAACAGATAGCGGCCGAATTACAGGTGTTGTTAAGGATCCCAACGGAAATCCTGTAGAAGATGTGCTTGTGTCGGTTCAAAAAAGTGGATCGGCCTATCCTGAAATAGTTGCGAGTTCTGAAACGGATGACGATGGAAAATATTCCATAGATGTGCCTTCAGGATCATATACACTCGTTTTTTCTGATGAAGATTATCGCTCCGCGTGCGAGGCTGTTTCAATATCAGCTAACACAACCTCCATAAAAAATTTCTCGCTGAGTTATTCAGCCAAAGGAGTTATTGCAGGTGCTTTAAGTATTGCCGGAATGACATCAGATGCTTCTGTTACGCTTCATTTTTTGACAGCTTCCCCTTGCTCGGGGACTTCTTTAATTGAAGTCGGCGCCCTTAACATAGTAAATAGAGGAGAAGGGGAAATAGAGCTTCCTGAAGGAACTTATCTCGTATACTATGTCCATCCTGAAACAGGCGCATCAGGAAATCTTGAGCCAATGGTCGTAAACGCTGGTTCTGAAACCATATTTGAAATAGATCTATAG
- a CDS encoding nitroreductase family protein, whose translation MSFFSIDAEKCVKDGLCVMDCPMSIFQMPDKNSVPVPVPGGEEMCIKCGHCVSICPTGAITIESISPEKCYEIKPELVPSQEQMEHIIRYRRSIRVYKNESVEKEKIDSILKAASAGQTGHNSRSVHWLVIHDTEKVRELTGMVADWMRYMIKEQPDLSAQLHLDMVVAGYEMGMDPICRKAPHLVVAYAPKAAPTGAIDCATAMAYLELSAPSWGLGTCWAGFFNIASTFWPPLQKALDLPKGCQIHASVMLGIPKLKYRRMPPRDDVKIAWK comes from the coding sequence ATGAGTTTTTTCAGCATAGACGCGGAAAAATGCGTAAAAGATGGCTTGTGCGTTATGGACTGTCCAATGTCCATTTTTCAAATGCCAGACAAAAACAGTGTGCCTGTTCCGGTACCAGGCGGAGAAGAGATGTGCATCAAATGCGGCCACTGCGTTTCAATTTGCCCTACAGGAGCAATTACCATAGAGTCCATCTCTCCGGAAAAATGTTATGAAATCAAGCCGGAATTAGTTCCTTCCCAGGAACAGATGGAACATATAATAAGGTACAGAAGATCCATAAGGGTTTACAAAAATGAATCCGTTGAAAAGGAAAAGATAGATTCCATACTTAAAGCAGCCTCAGCAGGCCAGACAGGCCATAACTCGCGTTCTGTCCACTGGCTCGTAATACATGACACTGAAAAGGTCAGGGAGCTTACCGGCATGGTGGCTGACTGGATGCGTTATATGATCAAGGAGCAGCCTGATCTGTCCGCCCAGCTTCACCTTGATATGGTTGTGGCAGGATACGAGATGGGCATGGATCCAATTTGCAGAAAAGCTCCGCATCTCGTTGTGGCTTATGCGCCAAAAGCAGCCCCAACCGGCGCAATCGACTGCGCCACAGCAATGGCGTACCTTGAGCTTTCGGCTCCTTCCTGGGGTCTTGGAACATGCTGGGCAGGATTTTTCAATATAGCATCGACATTCTGGCCACCATTACAAAAAGCGCTTGATCTGCCAAAGGGTTGTCAGATACACGCTTCGGTAATGCTTGGGATTCCCAAACTCAAATACCGCCGCATGCCTCCTCGTGATGATGTAAAGATTGCCTGGAAATAA
- a CDS encoding YcbK family protein, with the protein MVELNKRQFLIASAQTVGGLMFFPPLKSWGAVSKKNPLSFYNTHTGEYLKILHATGKCPSTVQKKINAFLRDYRTGDTHPIDPFLLDIMTKIKKMSGSKGTIEVISGYRSPLTNKIMHENSSGVAKKSLHMKGQAIDIRIDGMPTKKLHDLAVSLRLGGVGYYPESDFVHLDTGDFRTW; encoded by the coding sequence ATGGTCGAATTAAACAAACGTCAATTTCTGATTGCCTCGGCACAGACAGTTGGAGGGTTGATGTTCTTTCCCCCGTTAAAGAGCTGGGGCGCGGTGAGTAAAAAAAATCCGCTTTCCTTTTATAATACGCATACAGGCGAGTATTTAAAAATTCTTCACGCCACAGGCAAATGTCCTTCCACTGTACAGAAAAAAATCAACGCATTCCTAAGAGACTACCGAACCGGTGATACACATCCTATAGATCCTTTTCTTCTGGACATAATGACCAAAATCAAAAAAATGAGCGGAAGCAAAGGCACCATTGAAGTCATATCCGGTTACCGTTCTCCTTTAACCAACAAAATCATGCATGAAAACAGCAGCGGAGTGGCCAAGAAGAGTCTTCACATGAAAGGCCAGGCCATTGATATCAGGATAGACGGGATGCCCACAAAAAAGCTTCATGATCTGGCCGTATCGCTTCGCCTTGGTGGCGTGGGGTATTATCCTGAGTCTGATTTCGTTCATCTGGATACAGGTGATTTCAGAACCTGGTAA